The nucleotide window ACCTTCACGCCCACATTTCGGATCCATGCAGGCCCTCTGCCTGGGTTTTCCAAAGGATATCATTGGCAGTCCACATTCTTCACATTTTGTTTTAAGAACTGTGGCACCTCTGGGCATGGAGTATGTTGATTTACAATCAGGATAAGAAGTACAACCCACAAAACTGCCCCCTTTAGGGGAGTTAATCATGATGAGGTTACCTCCGCACTTGCATTTGCCCACGATCATACTTTCCCGGTAGGCTCCATAAAGTTCCTGCCCAATTTTCATCTTGTTTACATCAATATCATCCAGTATGGAACTTACTTCCTCTTTAGCTTCGGTTATTATCTCATCCTTTTTAACTTCAGCCTGCATTATACCCTCGAGCTTGGTTTCAAATTCTCGGGTTAACTCTTCACTGGTTATCTTCTGGGAATATTTTTTCAATGTGTCAATGAGACGTTCACCCAGCTGGTTGACTGATATCTTTTTACCTTCAACGTATTTCCGGTCATAGAGGATAGATATTATATTAGCACGGGTGGATTTGGTTCCAAGTCCTCTTTTTTCCAGTTCTCGAATAAGAGAAGCCTGGTTATACCTTGCAGGAGGTTTGGTCTCTTTTTCTTCAGAGTATGCCTCTGCATTCAGCCGATCCCCCTCTTTGAGTGCTGGGAACTCATCATTTTCCATTTTACGATAGGGGTAGTGTTCTCTCCAGCCCATTTTTGCCATTCTTTTCCTGCTGAAGGCAAATTCCTGACCTCCAATATCCAGTTGGGTTTTCATGGTTTCCAGGAGACCATTTTCACCGAAAACACTGATGAAACGGTACACAATGAGCTCGTAAAGTTTCTGATAATCCCGTCCCAGTCCTTTAGGTACCAGGCCAGTGGGGTGAATGGCAGGGTGAGCTTCATCGGTTTTTTTACCTTCATGGGGTTTAATTGGTTCAGGGAGTTTTTCAATCTGTTTCCTGAACGCTGCATTCTTTTTCAGCTGTCCCAATATCTTTTTATAACCAATGCTTGGCGGTAATTTCTGGGATGATGTACGTGGATAAGAGGTGTAACCTTCAGAATACAAATTTTGGGCAATTGACTGAGTTTTCTTGGGACTGAAGCCGAATACCCCATAGGCCTCGGACTGCAGGGAACCCAGATCAAATGGTACTGGAGGTAACTGTGGGGTTTCTTTAACATTTATTTTACTTACTACAGCATTTTGACCCTCACAATCAGAGAGGATCTCCTCCTGAACTTTTTTATCGAAGATCTTCCCCTTTTTATGATCAGCAATTATGTCCCCTTCAATTTTGGCCTTAATGAGCCAGTAAGGCTCCGGGATGAAGCTCTGAATTTCTTTTTCCCTTTCAACTAGAATAGCCAGTGTTGGGGTTTGCACTCTCCCTGCAGATAGTTGTATGTAACGACTGGTTGCTTTCATCACTGAATCAGTAAGGTGTTTGGATATGTTCACCCCAAAGATGAAATCCAGAACGTGTCTTGCTTCTCCACTGTCAACCTGGTTGAAATCCAGTTCAATGGGTTCATTGTATGCTTTCAACAGGTCCTCTTTGGTGAGGGTGGAGAATTTCATACGCACGGCATTGTCAATACTTTTTTCACCACAGGCGTACTTCAATGCATTAAAACCAATTAAGGTCCCTTCAATATCATAATCGCAGGCATGAATAAATCGGTCTGCGTTTTTAGAGAATTTTTTAATGGCATCTATGTAGTTCTTAACGTACTTTTTGCTTTTATCCTTCTCATAAAGTGGGACCCATCCCACATCAAACATGCGTCCTTTCTCCTTTTTCAGGGGAGATAAAGAGTATAAATGACCTACAGCAGAGAGTACTGTAGTTTTCTTCCCACCTTCATCTATTTCATAGTAAGGTACCTTTTTATAACTCTTTTTTACCGCTTTCCCAGGTATGGCTGCGGCTATCTTCTCTGATGCCTTTGGTTTTTCGCATACTATAACTTCGTGCATGAAAATCACTTAATAATAATTGTTAAACGATTGATAATAATTATAATTGCACACTTGGCAGTGCTACATCACTATCCAATATAATGGATGAATCTAGATTATAATAATATGGTTGGTTATGGTATAATATTATAATATATGCTAATTTTGAAAAATTCCAAATTTTATAATATAATACTAATTTTGTAAAATTCAAATTTTGCCATGATAATTATTTATACTGATCGGATTCCACGAAAAATAAGCAGATTAATATTAAAAAGAAATAGGTGCTTAAACAAAAATAGATGAGAAAAAAATTAAAAAATAAATAAAATAAGATATTAAAATCAGTATATTGATATTGCAATCAGTAGATTCTCAATAAATTTCATGAGGAATAATCGATAAATTTCATGAGGAAATAAAATTCCATCACGAAATAACCACATATCACACCATAACAGGTTCACCTATACTAGTTTTATAGTTTTACCTTTATATCAAAGAAAATTTACCTTTAATATCATAGAAAATCAGTTGAAAGGAGATTGAAATGTTAATAGGCGTTATTTCTGACACCCATATCCCTGAAAGAACAGACCATATCCCAGAGATAATTTTTGAAATTTTTAAAGATATGGATCTAATATTACACGCAGGAGATCTGGTTTCACTCCAGATTAAAGATCAACTGGAGAAGATAGCACCCACCATCTGTGTTCAGGGAAATATGGATCGTTATATGGGTTTAGATCTCCCTAAAAGAAAAAATTTGGATCTTGAAGGGATAAAGATTGGTTTAGCTCATGGTGAGGTTTATCCAAGGGGGGACACTCAACAGTTACGCTATATTGGTTTGGAAATGGGAGTGGAAGTTCTTATAACCGGCCACACCCACTGGTCATTCATAAAAGAGTTACCAGATATGCTGTTACTCAACCCGGGAAGTCCAACTGTTCCCCGACTATCAGACCCTTCAGTGATGATCATAGAATTGGATGACGGTAAATTAGATGCTAACATAGTTAAAATTGGGGATCCAATCTGTAAAGCACTTAATTTTAGAGGAGAAAGAGAATAAATGACTCAATGGAATAAAGAAAGGAAGAACGAAGAATATTATAAGAAGGCTAAACAACAGGATTATCGTTCTCGGGCTTCTTTTAAACTACTGC belongs to uncultured Methanobacterium sp. and includes:
- the topA gene encoding DNA topoisomerase I, producing the protein MHEVIVCEKPKASEKIAAAIPGKAVKKSYKKVPYYEIDEGGKKTTVLSAVGHLYSLSPLKKEKGRMFDVGWVPLYEKDKSKKYVKNYIDAIKKFSKNADRFIHACDYDIEGTLIGFNALKYACGEKSIDNAVRMKFSTLTKEDLLKAYNEPIELDFNQVDSGEARHVLDFIFGVNISKHLTDSVMKATSRYIQLSAGRVQTPTLAILVEREKEIQSFIPEPYWLIKAKIEGDIIADHKKGKIFDKKVQEEILSDCEGQNAVVSKINVKETPQLPPVPFDLGSLQSEAYGVFGFSPKKTQSIAQNLYSEGYTSYPRTSSQKLPPSIGYKKILGQLKKNAAFRKQIEKLPEPIKPHEGKKTDEAHPAIHPTGLVPKGLGRDYQKLYELIVYRFISVFGENGLLETMKTQLDIGGQEFAFSRKRMAKMGWREHYPYRKMENDEFPALKEGDRLNAEAYSEEKETKPPARYNQASLIRELEKRGLGTKSTRANIISILYDRKYVEGKKISVNQLGERLIDTLKKYSQKITSEELTREFETKLEGIMQAEVKKDEIITEAKEEVSSILDDIDVNKMKIGQELYGAYRESMIVGKCKCGGNLIMINSPKGGSFVGCTSYPDCKSTYSMPRGATVLKTKCEECGLPMISFGKPRQRACMDPKCGREGEEPLKNEVVGICPDCGKELIKRRGRYGEFVGCSGFPRCRYTRSLEEKQEQTGQTSEKT
- a CDS encoding YfcE family phosphodiesterase — protein: MLIGVISDTHIPERTDHIPEIIFEIFKDMDLILHAGDLVSLQIKDQLEKIAPTICVQGNMDRYMGLDLPKRKNLDLEGIKIGLAHGEVYPRGDTQQLRYIGLEMGVEVLITGHTHWSFIKELPDMLLLNPGSPTVPRLSDPSVMIIELDDGKLDANIVKIGDPICKALNFRGERE